The following proteins are co-located in the Mobula birostris isolate sMobBir1 chromosome 26, sMobBir1.hap1, whole genome shotgun sequence genome:
- the uqcr11 gene encoding cytochrome b-c1 complex subunit 10, whose protein sequence is MLERILGPRHGQLLKNWIPTITTWGAVAGVLLVYATDWKVVVSRIPYIKGKLKSD, encoded by the exons ATGTTGGAGCGAATTCTCGGGCCCAGACACGGGCAGCTGCTGAAGAACTG GATTCCAACTATCACTACATGGGGAGCTGTGGCTGGTGTACTGCTAGTCTACGCTACAGATTGGAAAGTTGTAGTTAGCCGTATCCCATACATAAAAGGAAAACTCAAGAGTGATTGA